One part of the Atribacterota bacterium genome encodes these proteins:
- a CDS encoding competence/damage-inducible protein A, whose product MNVEIISIGNEILCGNIIDTNANYIIKKLREINLNVQHVSAVGDDERELIAQLQESYQRSQIIITTGGLGPTEDDLTFQSIAKAFGIKLVRYPEAEKHMVEILNRINVTISPSNLKQAFLPEGSRCILNPYGTAPAMILEKEGRIIVALPGVPLEMKNLITEQIIPFLEKRFPNLQHMQSQIIRISGLGESTVNDKIKDFINRNHKLNIGIYASPEDIQIQLNALAKTPEETKKILDQASEQLKVLLGDYIFGYNQQSLEEVIGNLLRTRKLTLAVAESCTGGMLGEIITSVPGSSDYFKGGIISYDGELKEKLLDVSRDVMIQFGQVSEPVARAMAEGIRKKCNSDIGISVTGIAGPGGGSPGKPVGLVYIALADEKQTLVQKHQLHKDRQIIRLRSARRALNTLRVYLINYIQ is encoded by the coding sequence ATGAATGTAGAAATTATCAGTATTGGCAATGAAATTCTATGTGGTAATATAATTGACACTAATGCAAATTATATCATTAAAAAATTAAGGGAAATAAATCTTAATGTACAGCACGTCTCTGCTGTCGGTGATGATGAAAGAGAACTGATTGCGCAATTGCAAGAATCCTATCAACGTTCTCAAATTATCATTACTACCGGAGGATTGGGACCTACAGAAGATGACCTTACTTTTCAATCAATTGCTAAAGCATTCGGGATAAAACTTGTTAGATATCCAGAAGCTGAAAAACATATGGTGGAAATATTAAATAGAATAAATGTCACTATTTCACCGAGCAATCTAAAGCAAGCTTTCTTACCTGAAGGCTCCCGGTGTATTCTCAATCCTTATGGAACTGCGCCTGCTATGATCCTGGAAAAAGAGGGTAGAATAATTGTTGCCCTTCCGGGCGTTCCCCTAGAAATGAAAAATTTAATAACGGAACAAATTATTCCATTCTTAGAAAAAAGGTTTCCTAACCTTCAGCATATGCAATCCCAAATTATTAGAATAAGCGGCCTGGGGGAATCGACTGTAAATGATAAGATTAAAGATTTCATCAACCGTAACCATAAACTAAATATTGGCATTTATGCCAGTCCAGAAGACATCCAAATTCAGTTAAACGCTCTGGCTAAAACACCGGAAGAAACAAAAAAGATTTTAGATCAGGCTTCTGAACAGCTTAAAGTGCTTCTAGGAGATTATATCTTTGGTTATAACCAGCAATCTCTGGAAGAAGTTATTGGCAATCTGCTAAGAACAAGAAAGTTAACACTGGCTGTGGCAGAATCATGTACTGGGGGAATGCTAGGAGAAATAATAACTTCAGTCCCAGGTAGTTCAGACTATTTTAAAGGTGGAATTATTAGTTATGATGGAGAGCTTAAAGAAAAGCTATTAGATGTATCCCGTGATGTTATGATTCAGTTCGGACAGGTCAGTGAACCAGTCGCCCGAGCAATGGCAGAGGGTATCCGTAAAAAGTGTAACAGTGACATTGGAATAAGTGTAACTGGGATTGCTGGTCCGGGAGGAGGAAGTCCAGGAAAACCAGTGGGATTGGTTTACATTGCTCTAGCTGATGAAAAACAGACCCTGGTACAGAAACATCAATTACATAAAGATAGGCAAATCATCCGTTTGCGTTCTGCACGTCGGGCTTTAAATACTCTAAGAGTATATCTTATTAACTATATCCAGTAA
- a CDS encoding endonuclease V gives MHSPKLHPWHIPPERAVIYQKRLSRYISLVPNFTQIRIIAGVDASYNKQNIIGGIAILTYPDLTLLDYDSEVKPVNFPYIPGLLTFREGPVLIELFRKIKWNPDVIFFDRQGIAHPRRMGIATHMGLLLDRPTIGCAKSHLTGNYTKPGKHKGSYSILFHKDSIIGAVVRTRNNVKPVFVSPGNHINLEKAIELTLSCTVSYRIPEPIRQAHILVQKIKKEWK, from the coding sequence GTGCACTCCCCAAAACTACATCCCTGGCATATTCCACCAGAACGGGCAGTAATTTATCAGAAGAGGTTGTCCCGATATATTTCGTTAGTGCCAAATTTTACCCAGATAAGAATAATTGCCGGAGTTGACGCCAGTTATAACAAACAAAATATTATTGGTGGTATTGCTATATTGACTTATCCTGACTTAACCTTACTTGACTATGATTCTGAAGTTAAACCAGTAAATTTCCCCTACATACCAGGTCTTCTTACCTTCAGAGAGGGACCTGTTTTAATAGAATTGTTTCGGAAAATAAAATGGAATCCTGATGTCATTTTCTTTGACAGACAGGGTATCGCTCACCCCAGGAGAATGGGTATTGCTACTCATATGGGTTTATTATTAGATCGGCCAACTATCGGCTGTGCTAAGTCACATCTAACAGGTAATTACACCAAGCCAGGTAAACACAAAGGATCCTATTCTATCTTGTTTCATAAAGATAGCATTATCGGTGCAGTGGTAAGAACCCGAAATAATGTAAAACCAGTCTTTGTTTCTCCTGGTAATCATATAAATCTAGAAAAGGCAATCGAGTTAACTCTGTCTTGCACAGTTAGTTACCGTATTCCTGAACCAATAAGGCAGGCACATATTTTGGTCCAAAAAATAAAAAAGGAGTGGAAGTAA
- a CDS encoding ASCH domain-containing protein, with amino-acid sequence MAFLLILDREHKALWVKTKNRLADNSWFLPEVEDPINKPSNRLNVELLAKQAFIPLKSSLIGKKIILDIFRNEQQLYLFLCPGKESSEVLFDLTKYRNIQWIPINCIGESESFSSLSGKSIIEAYYDILLNEFTERKNHFHIVKNGYGKKDIEEFNRAILNSQQKIIVELKDQYNLYHQLIPEIGDYALLNNWKGIPVAALEITGITLEPFEKISDFIKESDTLKEYSVKNVVEQYKKTFQKWCKKNNKQFSTNKTVVISQFKIIKQLNEKKIDHLDIA; translated from the coding sequence ATGGCTTTTCTCTTAATCCTGGATAGAGAACACAAAGCTTTATGGGTAAAAACAAAAAACAGATTGGCTGATAATAGTTGGTTTTTACCAGAAGTAGAAGACCCCATTAACAAACCTTCTAATAGATTAAATGTAGAGCTGTTAGCTAAACAAGCTTTTATTCCACTCAAGTCCAGTTTGATTGGTAAAAAAATCATTTTAGATATCTTTCGTAATGAACAACAGCTTTATCTCTTTTTATGCCCGGGTAAAGAATCATCGGAAGTTCTCTTTGATTTAACCAAATACAGAAATATACAATGGATACCTATCAACTGTATTGGAGAATCAGAATCTTTTTCTTCTCTCAGCGGTAAATCGATTATTGAAGCCTATTATGATATTTTATTAAATGAATTTACTGAAAGAAAAAACCACTTTCATATTGTTAAAAACGGATACGGGAAAAAAGATATTGAAGAATTTAATCGAGCAATTCTTAATAGTCAGCAAAAAATAATAGTTGAATTAAAAGATCAATATAACTTATACCATCAGCTTATTCCGGAAATCGGCGATTATGCTCTTTTGAATAATTGGAAAGGAATACCTGTTGCTGCCTTAGAAATTACCGGGATCACTCTGGAACCATTTGAAAAAATTAGTGATTTTATTAAAGAATCAGATACCCTGAAAGAATATAGTGTCAAAAATGTTGTAGAACAATATAAAAAGACCTTTCAGAAATGGTGTAAAAAAAATAATAAACAATTTTCTACCAATAAAACAGTTGTTATATCGCAATTTAAGATAATCAAGCAGCTTAATGAGAAAAAGATAGACCATTTAGATATTGCTTGA